The Nycticebus coucang isolate mNycCou1 chromosome 8, mNycCou1.pri, whole genome shotgun sequence genome has a window encoding:
- the LOC128592040 gene encoding LOW QUALITY PROTEIN: uncharacterized protein LOC128592040 (The sequence of the model RefSeq protein was modified relative to this genomic sequence to represent the inferred CDS: inserted 1 base in 1 codon; substituted 1 base at 1 genomic stop codon), translating to MGSGRGETPSTSISIFPFTGGQDKSGAETWQRRPAAPQLPVARMARRGGAASRAPSLLPPFAGSPRSSARLLGSGTGGVXVAERKERLASCPWSGGLQAPPAVPLSRAHHRGGSGASQPRAQQRGAPGLALQPGLPILAACQRLLGPLGVSPPFQPSEQSCXKNKPDRQDLPSETGKNRECQV from the exons ATGGGCTCCGGGCGCGGAGAAACTCCCTCAACATCCATCTCCATCTTCCCATTCACTGGAGGGCAAGACAAAAGCGGAGCAGAGACTTGGCAGCGGCGCCCGGCGGCTCCTCAGCTGCCGGTGGCACGCATGGCTCGCCGAGGAGGGGCCGCCTCCCGCGCgccctccctcctgccacccTTCGCCGGCTCTCCCCGCAGCTCCGCTCGCCTGCTCGGCTCCGGCACTGGCGGCGTCTGAGTCGCGGAGCGCAAGGAGCGGTTGGCCTCGTGTCCTTGGAGCGGTGGCCTTCAGGCGCCCCCGGCAGTCCCGCTAAGCAGAGCGCATCACCGCGGCGGCAGCGGCGCCTCCCAGCCGCGCGCCCAGCAGCGGGGCGCTCCGGGACTTGCTCTCCAGCCCGGCCTCCCGATCCTAGCCGCTTGCCAGCGTCTCCTGGGGCCCCTCGGCGTTTCCCCTCCCTTCCAACCTTCTGAACAAAGTT TGAAGAACAAACCAGATCGCCAGGATCTGCCCAGCGAAACTGGCAAGAATAGGGAATGTCAGGTGTAA